The sequence below is a genomic window from Aspergillus nidulans FGSC A4 chromosome V.
TTCCTGTGGTTTCAGTCCTGAATATGCTTTGGTAGGTCCATAGCGAACCCTTACAAGAGTAATCCCCCTCTAATAGCCAGTTAAGTGATGCAAGCGAATTATACAATAAGATCGAAAATGTGAGACTGAGGGCCAGCGGACACATATACTCTACTGGCGCTATCGAAGCAGTCCATCTGGTTCATTACCGGAATTTGACTGGTGATGGAGCGTGGGTTTTCAATGAAACGGCGGCTATTGTATTGGTTGTTCCCTTAAATACGCGCCTTGTTGACTCCACAGAGGATGAACCGTTCGAATTTACCCTCACTGGTGAACGTCCACGAGTCTGTGATGTAGCGGATGAGAGAGCTAAACTTCCACAGTGAGCGGTCAAACACAAATCACCCTCGGAGAGACCGCGTCAAATGTTCGTGTATCGCAAGCAGACTGTCTTTCCAGAACAAACTCCGGGCAAGAAAACATAGTGAAAGGAATAGATGTGGACGTAGAGCTGACGAACACGAACGGTAAGAAAGCCCGTATTGTTGGTCGTTTGCTAACGTGCCTAGATGCAAGCTATCTTGTTCAGCAAATGAAGCATCTGCAAGAGGGCTTGCTCCTCTGCAAGATCCAAAACATGCTACGAAATGAGAAGCTAGTATTCGAGTTGTAGGTTCCAAATGACTGCCCAACACGAACCTTGAGACTGGAATTGACGATCTGCTCGCAGAAACCTTGGCTTTTTGATGTTAGACAACTATCACATAAGAAATGCCGTCTTTAAGCACGTTGTAAACGCGAACGCAGAAGAGTATCGCATGCTTATTTCGAACGCATCGAGATCCATATGTCTGAGTGTTAAACGTATGGTGGATGCCATTCCATGAGAGCCCGCTCCCTTGCTGATTACTCAAGCAGTGTCATTGGAAGCGTTGCGGCAGTTTTCCAGGTTGGACCAAGTATCCATCCCTTGCGATGATCTGGTTTGGGTTGCAGAAAGCAACTTGGACGTGACACGTGTATACCAATACCGGAGTAGATCAACGTTGACGTGTGCAGATGAACATGGTACGTTGGCCACCCAGCAAGTGCCTCGTCCTTAACTGAACAATGTCTAGCACAACGGCTACTTATCTTGATGTTGCAGTCGGTAGCGCGAGGTATCAGCTTGTTCAGCTAGTGGTTATAACTCTTGTGTGCTGATTAAATGCAGGAGATCATGGAATTGCCTACCCCATCGTTGAAGGCCGTCGATGCAATGAGTTGGAGGGTTAGAGTCATGTCCTACTCACGGTGTGTTCACGAGAATGCCTATTCAATAGAGCTGTTTGAtttatatatgtatataCGTTCCTTGAAATTGAGCGGGTTAACCGCATCGACAACGGCTTCATAAAAGGAGGGAGATCTCAAGGAATCTATCGTCGTCAACACCGAGTAGATTGTGGACTCTTCCTTAGTTTGACCGCATAGGGACGACCTTGACATGAAAGCGAGCACGGCTGGCAACCTGATCAAAGATAATTCGTAGTTAACTACCCAAAGTCCCTAAGATAAAATAGATGTTGGTTGACCGGCCAGGTATGGGCGCTTCGACCGATGTACCGCTTGTGAGGCGCATTGACGTATGGGTCGACACTGTCCCACGTCTGCTTGCTCACCTATGCATTTCCTCCGTTACTCTGGCCTCGCACAGTGCGGGAACGATATACCTGCTGAACACGTGGGTGCGGTGCCGGGGGCTAGTGAATCAACATATCGTCTTACTGGGTGCGCACTCAGGCCTTGACATATAAGGCAAAATAAACAGCTAAACGAAATGACCGAATCTAGCCCCCTGGATCAATCCCGCCCACTCACCTGTTACAGCAATGCAGATGGCTCAACAACTGCCCAGTAGAGCGTTCACCCTCTGGCACCATATCCCCCGCTTCATAATCCAGGCCAGCCCAGTGCTAGCATCGAGCGGCGCCGCTGTCCGACAGATATCCATGATATCGGGGAGTGGCAGCCTCAATCAGACGGAAGTAGACCGCTCGTTCCTTGACGCGAATTGGCGTCGATTTGAGCAGGACTACGGCGTGCCTCATGGGCAACAGGCCGAGCTGGCTCGCTTAGCCGCCCTTTTCATGTTCTCCGAGAACACCGTCGGCGCGAATAGCGAGGCTTTGCAATGTTTGAGGAAAGGGGCTGGTGCGGACTGGAGAGCATGCACTCACTATGCGAGCTTTGCGCTGATGATATCTTCTATCGAGCAGAACGCCGGCAGATGCGTTAGCCTTCAGGCGTACTTGGTGGGTAACCGAGGTCAAAAGTACCTTGAAGAGTGCTGGCGTGCACAGGGGGTAGAGGAGGGCGTTGGATTTGTCTCAATACAGTCGATGGAACTGATCATGACACTGTAGCACAGTCAGTGGATGTGTGGGAGGCGGTATTTACTCTCGTGCAGCAAGAGTATCAGGAGGACCAGCTACGGGCACATGAGTAGCTACATATACGTAATTCTAGGATCTCCTGCACCTTTGCCCTTGAAAGCAAGCGAGGTTATCGGGTGTCAGCCGATTAAGAGGTGTGGGTATAGGAGTCATGACATGTTGAAGTTTCTATGAATCGTAGCCGTGCAGGGCCGGAGCCatagctgctcttgtccTTCGAATGGCGAGGACGTGTAATAATGCTAAACCAGGATTGCTGGTAATGGTCATTTTTGGCTCCTGCTTCAATGCTAGTGGAAGAGTAAAGTTTTACCTATTACCTTTCAGTGAGGCATGTTCAAAACCGAACTCAGAGCCCCGGATCCACCAGAGAGCGTAAAGGCCGTACAATGCACGAAAGAAGCCCTCCATAGCAACAAATTTCTCTCAAGCTGGGCTGCCGAGTACAAAACTCATCAAGTGTGTCTCAAGCTCTGTCAGTACCGACTACGGCGCAAGGTCATAATatggaagggaagaaaggaCGCATGGCATAACGCCAAATGTTGATGCATCAAAATGTCTACCCACTTAGCTCTAACTCGACATCATATtcatccacctcttcctcaaggCAAACGCCGCCCCCTTGGGTCTGCGGTCTCTGGTAaagacacccttcttgtTCCCATCCACCCGCTGTATGCCCTCCTTTGTTTGGAAATCCGCGAAATTCCATACATGCTCACCAACCACATTCTGGAACTGGTCGAACACCCCATGATACACATCCAGCAACTCGATTTGGAACTCCTCGCTCCAGATCAGTCCCAGCACAGAGTGCAGTCCCGCCATTGTGTCTGCCCCGTACTCGCTGATGATGATTGGTTTGGTCGGGTACTTGGCCACCCATccgtccagttcctcatGGAGTGCCTTTCCGGCGGACTCCAGGTCTCCCGTGTACGAGTACCAGCCGAAATATCGGTTCAGGCAGAGAACATCGAACAAGTCAGAGATTGTGTCGGTTTCATAGGTTGCCAGGCCGAGGTTGGCGAAAGTTATGGGCCGGTGCGCGGGATCGAGGGAGCGGGCGAGCCGCGTGAGGGGCTCAAAGTATGCGCGCGCACCTGGCTCATCAGACGCGGGTTCGTTCGCGATCGACCACATGATAACGCTGGGGTGGTTCTTGTCCCGTGCAATGAGTTCCCGGAGAGCCTGGGCGTGGGCTGCGCGAGTATTGTTGTTGATCCCGTCCGGCGCGAAGGTCACCCTGCTTGTGTCCGTTGAGATGCCCGCGCCAATGCTGTACGCCAGTCCGACGGCGGGCGTTTCGTCAATGACAAGAATTCCCTGGCGGTCTGCAAATTCCATCACCTCTTCCGCGTAAGGATAGTGGCTGGTGCGGAAAGAGTTCGCGCCGATCCAgtccagcagctggaagtCGTGGACTAGGTACGCGATGTCGTGGCCTTTGCCGCGGATGGGACTATCCTCGTGTTTGCCAAACCCGGTCAGGTAGACCGGCTCATTGTTGACCAGGATAGTGCCGTTGCCGACAGCCACAGTGCGGATACCGATGGGCAGTGTGTATGTGTCGATCAGCCGttgggaggcggagaggatgcTGACAGTGAAGGAGTATAGGTAGGGAGCGCCAGGCTGCCAGAGGTTGACAGAGGGAATGGTAGCTGTCCCAGTGGCTCCGGACGCTGTTGCGACCTcgtttccttcttcatcgagaatTGAGATCCGGATGGGGCCACTCGTCGCGTTAGAAGTCTGGACGGTATAGCTCACCACTCCGGTCTCTGCGTCACCATCCCAATCAACATCTGGAACGACCGTGATGTCCTTGATGAACTGATCCTTGGGCACAGAGTAGAGCCATATGGACCTCGCCAGCCCTGCGTAATTGTAAAAGTCGTGCTGGTAGCTCTGCTGTTTCTTCCCTGTATACTCAGAAGTCACCAGATCACCTGGAGGGATGGTCTCGTGCGTCAGCTGGTTGTCCACACCGATTGTCAACCGGAAGCTTTCACCAGGCTGCACGAGAGAGGTAATGTCGGCTTCAAACGGGGTGTAACCGCCAACATGCTCGGCAACCAGGTGCTCATTGACATAGACGCGGCCATGATGCGTTGCTGACTCCAGACGGAGGAAAGCGCGCTGATCTGCCCAGCCCCGTGGGACAGTCACAGTGCGTTGGTAGTATACCCAGCCGACGTGATCGTGAATGGTCCTGTCGACGAAGATGTCGTTGTAGGATGCAGGGACGGGACATTCCAGGCCCTTTGGGAGCGCCGCCGTCCAGGGAGCAGAGGTGCTGTTTGTGGCGTCTTCGAGGGCAAAGGACCACAGCCCGTCGAGAGAAACGAGGTCTCTCGTCGACGTCTGCTGGGGTTTCAGGTTGATGGTTAGGGCTTGTTGTGTTGGCGGGAGCTCGACGTCGCGGAGCTGAGGCGACGGGACGCCGAGCGAGGGAGGGATGAGTGCGAGTGACAAGAAAGATAACACTGGGAAGACCCTCATTATTGGCGACTCTCGCTTGGTTGAATGGCTACGACGATGGGGTATAAGTTGTCAGAGCTAGGAGTTAGTTCGACCTCTCTGAACAAACAGTGATTTATATGCTTCTTTCTCGTCTACGCGGCAATTGCCTACCGCCCCAACGGCTTTTGAGATCCTTGGCAGCATGTTAATATAATCTCTAATACTGCAACTATCCCGCTGCGTGCTCCATTACCATATCACGGTCTCCTTGCCAAGGCACTATATCACTTCCCCGCGGGGGACAAATCCGGGGAGGACGCCCGGGATGTGGAGAGACGGATAGTGCATGGGATGCAGATCAACTGCCGTGCTGCATAGAGTGATATCAAAGACCGAGGGTTTGTCTGTTCTTGGTCTGATTGGTGGATTTGCCGAGTCTGCATTCCTCCTGCCTGATTAAGACGAAGCATCCCCAGGATAGTCTCTCGTCGGCTAACCCTGATATACCCTGAGTAAGCACCATACATTCTCCCACGTAGTTTTCCGGCCTTCATTATCATGAGTCAGTTAAAATGATTGTTTCCCCTGAAAAAGTAAAGCGTAGAGTTCCACATTTCCCAACCATCGCCTACTCCAAACCCCTCCACATCCCGACCCCTCGTACTTGGTCCTCATCATTTCAGCCTCAGTGAAAGCTTGCTGTTCCTTGTCAGAGGCTATCTCCTTATTTGAGATTGAAATTACTCGTTCTGCACCTCTGTTGTTCATCAACGCCTTGTGGTGTGTTAATGTTGTTGCTGTATGTACGCATTGTCTAGAAGAGGATCACGTTAACGACCACACTAACACCAATTCAGCAAGACTTGACGAGCAGATCCGGAGCCCAGAATGCGACGCAAGAGTCATGGCGCTGAGTATTGCATCATAGGATATGTGAATTAGGGTTTATCTCGTACACTGGCACGAGCATAGAATCTAAAAAGCAGGCGACACTGGTACGCCTGGCACCTGCACCCGCTATCTTCCTACGCCTTGTCCCTCTTGAAGGCTTCAATGTACTCTCTCATTATGCATCATGTTGCGGAGAGCTCGAAGCAAAAGGGGCGGAGTCGCAGGGTGCTAAGACTTCTGCTACCCAACACGGTGGCGCATTTCGTGTTCGTACAGTGAGCATTCTCGTCTCAGCATGGGAGTCAATATACTGTACATGAATCATTTtatcttcaccatcactgGAGGCCAGATATACCATACAGTACACAGCAACGGACCAGATACAAAGCGTACTTAGTTCTGTTATTCGTCGTCAACCTGGTTCCCGGCTAAATTAGATTAATCCATTCACGTTGGGATCTGCGCTCGGCAGGCACTGCGGCAATGAGCTCGCCAATGTCTTGCGGGGTTGGGGGCGACTTCCTTAAGGTAAGTGGATTTCCTGTGTCCCGCACGTGTTAAGATGACGCTGAGATGTGCCCTATTGGTATATGGGGAAGTACCTATTCAAATGCGTACGATGGGTTTGGTTCAACTCCAGTACTTAGATGTCTTAGTGCTTAGGTCCGGCCAGTAGTGGCTTCATGGAGCCTAGATGGTAGGAGGCAACTATAAAAGTTTTTGATCGCGGGCTTGTGACTTGAATCGGTTGTCTATCTTACCTACTTAATAAATTCGAGGTAAAATTCGAGGTGAAAAAGGTCACGAATATCACCCACAAAAGAAAATACGATCACAAATGACCTAGAGTCTCCGTTACTTTGCTCACTGGGAGGTTTATAACATAGACCCATTTCGCGCATAGGCCTTGCGAGTTGCAACGATGAGGAGGCATTGTCGGAATTCAGGAGATATTTGTGCCTTCAAAATCATGCCCTCACTAGGCCACATACTATATGGTCTGTCTAGTCAACAAGGACGGAACATATCAGGAAATCCGACCTGAGATCCAGATTTtctcatctgcatctgcttCCATTGACCGTACCGCCAGAGACACTGT
It includes:
- a CDS encoding uncharacterized protein (transcript_id=CADANIAT00003732); the protein is MRVFPVLSFLSLALIPPSLGVPSPQLRDVELPPTQQALTINLKPQQTSTRDLVSLDGLWSFALEDATNSTSAPWTAALPKGLECPVPASYNDIFVDRTIHDHVGWVYYQRTVTVPRGWADQRAFLRLESATHHGRVYVNEHLVAEHVGGYTPFEADITSLVQPGESFRLTIGVDNQLTHETIPPGDLVTSEYTGKKQQSYQHDFYNYAGLARSIWLYSVPKDQFIKDITVVPDVDWDGDAETGVVSYTVQTSNATSGPIRISILDEEGNEVATASGATGTATIPSVNLWQPGAPYLYSFTVSILSASQRLIDTYTLPIGIRTVAVGNGTILVNNEPVYLTGFGKHEDSPIRGKGHDIAYLVHDFQLLDWIGANSFRTSHYPYAEEVMEFADRQGILVIDETPAVGLAYSIGAGISTDTSRVTFAPDGINNNTRAAHAQALRELIARDKNHPSVIMWSIANEPASDEPGARAYFEPLTRLARSLDPAHRPITFANLGLATYETDTISDLFDVLCLNRYFGWYSYTGDLESAGKALHEELDGWVAKYPTKPIIISEYGADTMAGLHSVLGLIWSEEFQIELLDVYHGVFDQFQNVVGEHVWNFADFQTKEGIQRVDGNKKGVFTRDRRPKGAAFALRKRWMNMMSS
- a CDS encoding uncharacterized protein (transcript_id=CADANIAT00003731), which produces MQMAQQLPSRAFTLWHHIPRFIIQASPVLASSGAAVRQISMISGSGSLNQTEVDRSFLDANWRRFEQDYGVPHGQQAELARLAALFMFSENTVGANSEALQCLRKGAGADWRACTHYASFALMISSIEQNAGRCVSLQAYLDLLHLCP